caagaactatggtcagaaaaTGACaggtatattctttaaaaaagtatgtatgtctatataggtatgtgtatatgcatggctatatatatgggtatatgtatgcatgtgtgtatggatctatatatttaccccaaaaatatatgggggattggaaatgatgcagacaattacattaacGGAACAAATATTCTTTCTGCAATATTTagctgatccaccccttaaaaataatactttttttttttttaagtgcagggtggtacgtgtccatgttaatatttatttaaactgaacataAAACAACATAACAAGAGAATGAACGAAAACGAAACatttctgtctggtgcagacacagagacagaaaacaactacacacaaatcatagtgggaacacAAGCTACGAttctcagagacaacgattgacagctgcctctgattgggaaccataccaggccaaaagcatagtagtggaaaacatagaaaacaaagcatagaatgcccaccccaactcacgccctgacaatactaaaatagagacataaaaaaggaggAAATCAGGAAATGttttgtgtcattacatacagccgggaagaactattgatATTAGAGTTGTGGTAACTCACAAGAACTACcagcattatgaccaggaatacgacgtCCCTGGAACAGATCCTTTGTTCACTCTTCCAGAGCAATTTAACTTATTCCAGAGACCGACCCAAAATATCGCCGGCGGAGGAGAGGCACTCGAGGCGACCTGCTGGTTCGACTTAGGAGGCGCACACACCACCctccgcttccgagtatattactcgctaatgttcagtctttgGATAACAAAGTTGATGAGCTTAGAGCAAGGATTTCTTCCCAGAGAGACATCGGGGCCTGTAACATACTTTACTTAACGGAAACATGACTCTCTTTCGATACTCTGGCGGAGTCGGTAAAGCCAGCAGGATTCTCAGtacatcgcgcagacaggaataaatatctctccggAAAGCAGAAGGGCGAAGGGGTTTGTTtaatgattaacgactcatggtgtaattctaGACACCTAccggaactcaagtccttttgttcacccgatgtagaattcctcacaattaaATGCCAgccatattatctcccaagataaTTATCCTCCATTATCGCCACGGCCGTTTACATCCCACCTCAAGCAGTTACCTCGAAGGCCCTCAAAGGACTTCACTGGAATTtatggaaaccatatatcctaaggctgcatttattgtagctggggatttcaaCGAAGCAAATCTGAGGACCAGgctaccgaagttctatcaacatatCGACTGTACTACGTGCGCTGCTAAGACTCTCGACCATTGCCATTCAATCTTCCTGAATGCTTACCAGGCCCTCCCCAACCCTtacggcaaatctgaccacaactccatcTTGCACCTcccgtcttataggcagaaactcaaacaggaaggaCCCGTGCTTcaaactattcaacgctggtctgaccaatcggaatccacacttCAGGATTGTTTTGATATCGTGGACTGGAATATGTATCGGGTAGCTTGCGAAAATAatctagacacacacacggatacggtgactgagtttataaggtagtgtataggagatgtaatacccactgtgactatttaaacctaccctaaccagaaaccgtggatagatggtagcattcacgtgaaactgaaagcgcgaaccactgcatttaaccatgtcaaggtgactggtaatatggcagaatataaaaagtgtagttattcactccgcaaggcaatcaaacaagcttaACGTCAGTATAGAGATAAGGGTGAGTCATAATTCAACGACTCAACGGCTACAGACAATCActgactacaaaaggaaaaccagctaCGTCGCCgagaccgacgtcttgcttccggacaggcTAAACACATTCTTgcacgctttgaggataacacagtgccaccgacacggcccgctaccatgGACTGTTGGCTCTCCTTCTCcttggctgacgtgagtaaaacatttaaacatgttaagctttgcaaggctgccggcccagacagcattcctagccgcgtcctcagagcatgcgcagaccagctagctggtgtgtttacaggcatattcaatctctccctatcccagtctgctgtccccacatgcttcaagatggcccccattgttcctgtacccatgaAGGCAAAGGTTAAATGAGCTTAATGGCTTTTGCCCtatagcactcacctctgtcatcatgaagtgctttgagagaccagTCAAGAAACATatctctaccttacctgacaccctaaacccacttcaatttgcttactgccccaatagagccacagatgatgcaagcgccatcactctgcacactgccctatcccatctggacaagaggaatacctatgtaagaatgctgtttattgactatagctcagcattcaacaccatggtaccctccaagctcatcattaagcttgaggccctgggtctgaaccccgccctgtgcaactgggtcctggacttcctgatggtccgcccccaggtggtgaaggtaggaaacatcactcTCCactctgctgatcctcaacactggggccccacaagagtgtgtgctcagtcccctcctgtactccctgttcacccatgactgcatggccaagcactcctccaactcaatcatcacatTTGtaaacgacacaacagtagtaggcatgattaccaacaatgacgagacagcctacacgGAGGCGGTGAGAGCTTGGGATTGTGGTGCCTGGAAAAAACCCtcactcaacaaaacaaagatgatgatcgtggacttcaggaaacagcagagggtgcaccccctatctacatcgacgggaacacagtggagaaggtggaaagcttcaagttccttggagtTCACATCACTGtcaaactgaaatggaccacatacactgacagtgtggtgaagaaggcgcaacagagcctcaaagaaatttggcttgtcatctaaaaccctcacaaacttttatagatgcacaattgaaagcatcctgtcgggctgtatcaccgcctggtacggcaactgcaaggctctccagatggtggtgcggtctgcccaacgcattaccGGTGGCAAACTAccctccctccaggacacctacagcacccaatgtcacaggaaggccaaaaagatcatcaaggacatcaaccacccgagccactgcctattcagcctgttatcatccagaaggcgaggtcagtacaggtgcatcaaagctgggaccgagagactgaaaaacagcttctatctcaaggccatcagactgttaaacagccatcactagcacattagaggctgctgcctatagacatagactagaaatcactggccactttgaGCGATGGAGCACAagtcactttaatgtttacatatttggcattactcatctcatatgtatatactgtattctatactattctacggtatctcattcacttaattatgtttacatatcttgcattactcatctcatatgtatatactgtattctatactattctactgtatcttagtcactccgctctgacattgcccatatgtatatagtcttaattaaTTTCTACTTAGATTTGTTGAAATATTAGtttgatattacttgttagatattactgcactctctgagctagaagtacaagcatttcgctaatcacttgtatgtgaccaataaacatttgatttgatgtgaattTGTGTAGCAAACCAAGCCCCCAAACCCCATACTCCCATTAGTACATCACATTGAGGTAAACTGTCAATACCACTAAATAAACTCAGCTGACCTCTGCTACATGTGCAGTACAATCATTTAGAGCAGTCTCCCTGGACACATCtaaccacctccctccatctccacccacAGGTTCATGATGCTGAGCCTTGAGTTCGACCACTCCTGTCGCTACGACTATGTAGAGGTGCGTGATGGTGACAGCATCAACTCTCGTGTGATTGGTCGGTTCTGTGGGAACGACAGGCCTGCTCCAATCCAGAGCTCCGGCAACTCCCTACATGTCCTGTTTGTGTCCGATGGCTATAAGAACTTTGACGGCTTCTTTGCCATCTTCCAGGAGAGCTCAGGTAGGAACAGTACATGTCTGAGAGGAAATCTATGACTCTAATGGTGACTTAAGTAGATCACTGTGGATTTTGTAGCAAAGTATGCTAATTCAATATTATTATAATTGTGGTTTAAATGGAAATGAGTTTAGAAATTTGAAAAAGCTACCTGAATGTTAACTGTTATGATAACTAAGCAGGGCACACCCTTATCAAACTCCTGCCTGGGGATACTTGCTTGGCAGCCTAACAGAGAAACCCCTTATTAATTACCAATGTAACCTGTCACTCAGTTCCTCATTCATACCCAATCACTAtgaacacacactgtaacacagtaCTGCAAGCCAGCTGTACTCATGCCaaaaatacatactgtagtaggctACGGTACATTTTTAGGGAAGGGTGTCTTTACATTTTTGGCCATATCCGCAACATAAGCTATCCACTACAAACTTTCCCACCAGTTCAATGCAATACTAAGGACACAGCAATGGTTCCTCTCCTGGTCTATATATATTACTGCTGTTATGTAGTCCATTTTACCTGTCTAAGCATCCTTCCTGCTCCGTGTGTTTTCAGCATGCagctcctccccctgtctccatgATGGAACCTGTATCCTGGACACGTCCCACTCCTACCACtgtggctgtctggctggctacACTGGACAGAGGTGTGAGAATGGTGAGTACACTAACCGTTGGGTTAGCCTAGTCACAAAGGTGATGTGACATATGTTACTGATGTACGTCAGATGTAGTACAGTTAAAACAAAGACCACAGACAACAAGCATGCAGAGTATCTATGTTGGACTTCTCCCCTGACCATATCCTCAGAGTCCCATAAGTGCTAACAACAGCGAGTGAGTCACCATCACAAGGGCTCTGTGGTGTGGAGAGCTTCCAGACCAGCTGCCTTCCCTACTGGTCATCTGGCCCAGGCCAATCAGCTGCTTGTAAAAACTGTCACGTGTTGACAGATGGACCATAAACCGCTATAACCACTTGACGGAATTAGAACTTCATGAAATTACAGCTCACGATCTGAGTTTATATAAACGtcttggagagaaagagggactgagagagaatgacgagagagagggagagacagtgaggaagagagacagataatGATAAATATTGGCAGACAGAGAATGAGTAAGCAAGGCTAAACTTAGCTAGGCTTCCCTATGGCCATCTGTATCTGGGGCAGTCACCTGGCTGCCACCCACACAATGCCAGACAGCCCCCTACCTCATCCTAATAGAGGTCCAACAGGGCCCTCTATTTCTGGAGCTCCTTCTGTTCACATCTCCACCACAACCCTGCTTCTTTATGGGTGTCTGGACACAGGCCTGGGTTTCCAtacccaccaccacaccactaccctTTCCTCCCCCCGGACCCAGAGAAAACAGGTTGGCCAAGAACCCTATTCATTTTTTCAGGTGGTTTTATTTTCAGGGCTACATCTGAGTCTATAAAACTAATGGTGAAACAAACCTGCCTCTATAATCTAAGCCAGCTTTTCCGTTGGATGAGAGGCGCTCATAAAACGCATGGGAGAATTGGAGGGATGGAATTCCGTCCACGTTGTTCAGCTGGTATTCCCATGAGTAGAGCTGGCCTGCTCGTTTGTGAGGTAGATTTAGGATAACACTAATGTGGTATATGTTGTGGAAACACGTGTACATTACTCCCAGTTTATCCCAGAGGCAGTTAGttagacaaaaaaactgaaatggTGGATTTGGCAGCAGCTGCACTTCGGCTCTGCAATAAGTTACCTTCATTAAACAATATTTCAAACAACCTTCTTCAGGATAACATGCTTTCAAGACTCTTTCTTGACTCTCTGTATATTTCCGATGATGCAACAGTCTATATTTTAGATGATTATTGAAACATAGTTTCTGAGGCGTTGACAGGAGTTAGTGGGTGATTAATGAGGCTTCATTAATCATAACATCCTCTGTTAGCATTCTTTAATAATGGCTATGACTCATCCCAGTAGAGACAGCCCAGTAGAAGATTGACTATACtggggtagacagacagacactgtgatGGGAGGACAGGGGTGTGGGCAAACACAGAGGATATGATAGACTCTCATttgaacccccccacacacacacacacacacacctttcatcTGTTTTTCTAAGAAAGAAAATGACTTAACAGGGTGGTGCACCTTGTCCTTCTCCACATGCGGAAGGCCAAGTGAAAGCTCCCTGTCCCGTCCCACGTGCAGCTCGACTAGAGGATGGAAATGTTGGTAGGCAGGGAGATAGTGATAATGGGGAGGGTTCCTCTGATGGTTTTGGATCACAACGCTGTCCGACCAcggccagagagggggagagaggctgatCCTATGACACAGTATGGTCCCAAGAGGggatatcaaatcaaaatcaaacaaatcaaatgttattggtctcatgcacatatttagtagatgttattgcgggtgtagcgaaatgcttgtatatCCACCATTACAAAGTGATATGATGCACATAATAACAGCCCTACATATACACACCCCATGTTCACGTGtgtgaatgggggggggggtgtacatgTGTTTGTGCAGATGTGTTTGTGCTTGGTATTTTGCTTTGTTCCTGGccagagagaggggaaccgataGTGAATTACAAATTGACGTGTTCTATTTGTGTCAATCAAGTTCTCTGTTTCAAAGTCAATCattgtctttattttttttaacctttatttaactaggcaagtcagttaatagcaaattcctatttacaatgacagcctattaAAAAGACAAACGGGCTCCTgctgggacgggggctgggattaaaaataaaaataaaataaaaatatattagacaaaacacacatcacgacaagagagagacaacacaacactacataaagagagacctaagacaacaacatagcatggcagcaacacatgacaacacagcatggtagcaacacaacatgacagcagcacaaaacagggtacagacattattgggcacagaaagggaaagaaggtagagacagCAATAATAACACAAAGGAGCCACAATTGTCTGAACAATTACACCCACTATTCCATTCCACACTACCAACCCAAGCCCTACGCTACCAACACACATCGTAAAAACACTTTACTGCTGTTGAAACTAAAGCTTCTTTTTACTAGGACTGTTCTATTTATTCCTCTGTATGTCGCCTTGTGAGCTGTTCAGACTTTTCCAGGCCTGCTGAAATGACCTATTAATAAGGCAGCACGATGTGGAGGCTGTATTTATACACTTCTAGCTAGTCAAAGAGGTAATTCTGAGGAGGAAGAAATGGTTTGTAAATAACGAACTGGGTTCTGAGAGCCCTTAGGCTGTAGGTGGCTATTCAGAAAGAGTTGTGGTTATACCAGACAACACAATGCTAATACCGTATCACACAGCAGTGAACACACTGAAGTGGTGTTTATGGATGGCAGAAGATTGGTGACATTATAGTGATCAGAAGACAAAACACAATGTGCTCAGAAAGCATGAGAAGGGTTGTGTGTaattgtgtatgtatgtgtatgggtTTGTGTGTATCCCTCTAGTTGTAGGTTGTCGGAGGCCCCCGGTACCTGTCCATGGCACCACAGAAGGGGTATTCCATAACTCAGGGGCACAAGTCATATTCAGCTGTGACCCTGGGTTCAAGCTGAGGGGGGTCCGCACAGCCGTATGCCTCCGGGATGGCACCTGGAGCGCCCCTGCCCCCCAGTGTGGTAAGAGGCCCAtgagagaggggcacagagagagtgaggcaaAGCACAATGTATGctgagtgtaaaaaacattaggaacacctgctctttccatgacatagactgaccaggtgaatccagatgaaagtTATACTCTCTTatagatgtcacttgttaaatccacttcaatcagtgtagatgaaggggaggagacaggttaaagaaggatttttaagcattgagacaattgaaacttgtatcgtgtgtgtgtgccattcagagtgtgaatgggctagacaaaatatttaagtgcctttgaatggtgtatggtagtaggtgccaggcgcaacgaattgagtgtgtcaagaaattgcaatgctgctgggtttttcacactcaacagtttcccgtgtgtatcaagaatggtccaccacccaaaggacatccagctaacttgacacaactatgggaagaATTGGAGTTAACATGagccagaatccctgtggaacacttttgatACCTTGTAGAGATGATGGCCCGCTGATCTGCGGCTGTTCTGAGGGAAGAAGGGGTCCAACTCAatataggaaggtgttcctaatgtttggggCAGTCAGTGTATATTGGGGTGCTTTGTGAAAAATCAAACCTGATTCACCTTAGTGACATTAACGCTGTAGGTTTGTTTTATACAAAAACATTTGAGACATATTAACACTAAAGCAATAGTGTCTGACCACCTCAATCCCATCTCACTGAGCCTATAtgacctctctgttcctctgcagtGCCCATGGTGAAGTTCTGTGCCATCCCAGCCAAGCCCATCCATGGAGACCACTTCAAGGTGTACGGTCCCAATGACGTCATCCTTGCCCTGCAGTATCTGTGCTACCAGCCCTACAAGCTGAGCGGAACCCACCAGAGAACCTGTCTTCCCAACAACACCTGGAGCGGAACACCTCCCACCTGTGGCAAAGGTTAGGGTCAGAGCATGGCATGGCAGGATTCAGAGTTTGGAGACAGTGGGAACATGTTTTGACAGACATCAACAGTTGACCTATTATTATTGTAAATTAATGACTATGTACTAGGTGACCAAGCCTGCGTGAAATTGACAATATTTCACGAGTAAAATGTGTACAACCATTCAGAATCGTCAGTCAACTGTATAACAACACTTATTTACAGCCATTTAAACCCAGTAATTCACTTTGTATTCTATTCTTGTTCTTCCAGTGAATAACACACTTGCTGAATCAGGCAAAGATACAGAAAAGAACAAAGACACGGATgcagagaaagacaaagacactgacacagacacacataaagaCATTGAAAAATCCAAAGACAAAGAGATAGACAATACTACGGGTATCAAGGTGGACGTGGCTGGTAAAGAGCCAGACACAGGCCTGAGGAACACGACAGTGGACATTAGAGATGGTAAAGAGAAAAACATAGACATTACTCGGGTGAATATCCCAGAAGGAAGCAAGGATAAAACGAATGACAAAGAAAAAGAAACAGGGCTAGAGAAACCTACTGGAGGTAGCAAGGATAAAGTGGACAGTAAAGAAACGGATGACATGTTAAAcacagtggagggagacagagaaaatgACTTGGGGAAAACCACAGAGGACACAGATGGCAGTCCAGATACGGGGGGAGACACAGACGTGCTGCAGGAGATAGGCAAGACTACAGAGATTCCtgagatagtggtggtggtggaagataaaggacaggagaagaaagaggagaagaaagagcaACCGGGAGATACAAGCAGTGGTCCAAACATAGTTGATCCTAACGACTTAAAACCACGGGGAGACACATTTGCCATAGATTACACTGAGATAAAACCACGGGGAGACACATTTGCCATAGATTACACTGTTACGGACGTGTTTGGCACCAATGACATAGAGCAGGGTCTGAATACAACAGTGTCTAAAGACGTTGTGAAGAGTATTATTCCAACTAGAAGTAACAACACACAGTTCACCCCATATTCATCAGGAGGTCAGGAAACCAAAATGCCTGTGGGAAAACCACGCAAAGACATAGGATCGACTAAAGACATGGGATCAACTAAAGATTCAAGAGGAGCCAAAGACACAGCGGCAAGTACAAGCAAACCTGAAGAGGAAAATGCAGGAAAAGATTCAGAAAAGCCAACTAAAGAGtctgaggatgagaagagagagaaccaAATCATCAACGGTAAGACATCTTAAGTGCGTGTTGTAAAATACACTGCACCATTAAAACAGATATTATAATGACTCTCAACATCTTAGGTTTTATttcacactctctcactccctttccaTCTTTCTCACTCCTTTCCACCTTCTGCTCTCACCACCTGCCCTCTTTCCCCTCTATCTTCCCTTACACCCTCCTTCCAGAGAAGCGCTGTCCTCCTCTCCCGCAGCTCTACCATGGGTACCAGCAGGTGGTGCCAGGGATGGTGCCAGAGACGGTGGAGTTCTTCTGTAACCACTCATACGCTCTTAGTGGTGACGCCCGACGCTCCTGCCAGCCTGGCAGCTCCTGGGGGGGCGCTCAACCTCTTTGTGTGAGAGGTAGGCActggaatgtgtgtgtttgtgtgtgattgcGGGCaagcgtgtgtgcatgcgtgtgcctCTACTTTGTGATTATCATCTAGGAATACACTGTTGCACCTGAAAGTTAGGCGCTACTTTTAGCAGCCTCTAATCAACCCAACATTGAGAATGAGAGCAGCTCCCTGCCTGACAGTAGGTTTTAATGGGAaccctgtgtgtgtttttctgcAGCCTGCAGAGAGCCCAAGGTCTCCGAGCTGGTCAGACAGAGAGTTCTGCCTCCACAGGCTCCATTCAGGTATGTCGATTTACATTAACATATGTTACATAGCAGACAAAAATATGCACAAGATATAGTCTACATAAATACGACAGACAAAAGCATTCTCCAACACTACAGATATCTGCTTTACCTTAGCGATCATCATATCTAAAAACCACAAACATGTGCATAATCATATATCAACATCATACACACACCATAAGAGAATATTATGTATGATCCTCATTAATGCACACAACATAGCAGAAGACATGACTCTATCTTTTAATGACTGAGGCACTTTACCATGTGAAGCCCACATCAAAGTTTGCCATTTAAAAACCTAAAGGACGCTACTTAAACACACTGCTAGCCTCTTAAagaacattataaactgggtagttccagccctgaatgctgataggCTGAAGGCCGTGGGATATCATACCACGGGAAagccaaaacatttatttgtactgTTCTAATTAAGTTGGTAACTAGTTCAAGGCACAAGCAATAAGGCacatcgggggtttgtggtatatatttttttatttcacctttatttaaccaggtaggccaatataccacggctaagggctatatccaggcactccgtgttgcacctccttgggccttattgcttaattatacactAGTTGTTTCTGTAAAGGCATCTCCGctgacccctctcctctctccctctcaggaaGACCCCTGTGCATAagctctactcctcctctgggtTCAGGAGGCTCTTCCAGTCCGCCGGCCCCACCAAAGGTCCTCCAGTGCTATCCCAGCTGCCCCAGGGTTTCCACCACCTCTACACTCACGTAACGTACGAGTGTGCCTCTCCCTTCTATCACCACTCAGGCAGTGCACGCCGCACCTGCCTCAAGACTGGCAAGTGGAGCGGGCGTCATGTCTCCTGCTCGCCAGGTGAGGACAGCAGAGCCACATTACTTGATATAAAGAAAGGTTCTTCTTG
This is a stretch of genomic DNA from Oncorhynchus nerka isolate Pitt River linkage group LG25, Oner_Uvic_2.0, whole genome shotgun sequence. It encodes these proteins:
- the LOC115109515 gene encoding inactive serine protease PAMR1-like, coding for MLSAGQGLPMLPHTGTHHSTGTPGSLLFNTLLILISLPQGTAWPYDYRYLYNHCPGPEWNVMCRGCCEYDVIRCKCPFQGTPVGYAVPCCRNAINECDPCIIHPGCSIFENCKRCNNGTWGPRDDFFVKGKYCAECRPGWSGGDCLKCGGVIRKRQGHIVVESYPTNARCEWTVQVDPRFTINFRFMMLSLEFDHSCRYDYVEVRDGDSINSRVIGRFCGNDRPAPIQSSGNSLHVLFVSDGYKNFDGFFAIFQESSACSSSPCLHDGTCILDTSHSYHCGCLAGYTGQRCENVVGCRRPPVPVHGTTEGVFHNSGAQVIFSCDPGFKLRGVRTAVCLRDGTWSAPAPQCVPMVKFCAIPAKPIHGDHFKVYGPNDVILALQYLCYQPYKLSGTHQRTCLPNNTWSGTPPTCGKVNNTLAESGKDTEKNKDTDAEKDKDTDTDTHKDIEKSKDKEIDNTTGIKVDVAGKEPDTGLRNTTVDIRDGKEKNIDITRVNIPEGSKDKTNDKEKETGLEKPTGGSKDKVDSKETDDMLNTVEGDRENDLGKTTEDTDGSPDTGGDTDVLQEIGKTTEIPEIVVVVEDKGQEKKEEKKEQPGDTSSGPNIVDPNDLKPRGDTFAIDYTEIKPRGDTFAIDYTVTDVFGTNDIEQGLNTTVSKDVVKSIIPTRSNNTQFTPYSSGGQETKMPVGKPRKDIGSTKDMGSTKDSRGAKDTAASTSKPEEENAGKDSEKPTKESEDEKRENQIINEKRCPPLPQLYHGYQQVVPGMVPETVEFFCNHSYALSGDARRSCQPGSSWGGAQPLCVRACREPKVSELVRQRVLPPQAPFRKTPVHKLYSSSGFRRLFQSAGPTKGPPVLSQLPQGFHHLYTHVTYECASPFYHHSGSARRTCLKTGKWSGRHVSCSPVCGKHPTFDPQSPAESHWPWLAAIYRRSTNIAGTKLDKKASLDKTLNMGPGAVPGAGAGSQGQDDASGWQLVCSGALVNQRSVVVAAHCVTELGKMYPLDAAKVKVVMGKHYRSDLRETKGLQHLRVASISVHHNYDPLVLDSDLAVIKLLDKARIGEKVLPLCLPDTQGEEATSRKGLVMGWAPLPDPRIGEGERARVGVQHLADVVPCEQQYARNGVPVSVTDNMLCGRQRPDYGPSNICPADTGGILILPAQTGSTQDPSLASPGGRDMSKGEWRLLGLVSFGYDQGECDPDLFTVYTHVANFKDWIESHMK